Proteins encoded together in one uncultured Fibrobacter sp. window:
- a CDS encoding PH domain-containing protein: MESRLDMDNELTLLIGKDEKILYAGRPDKKCFIFESIFNPLLPFALLWGLFDSAFIGASFSSDQSDKVALFIVPFMMLHLMPVWIYLGGALLSFRRYRNTAYIVTDKAIYASGGIFGRTYKSKPFAELSHVDLHRGIFDQWFGVGDIITSSAQANPATLNGRRTSTNAGISIDSIANYAEVYKLVKKLQEDIYTDVMYPNDLRPSENHGYKSKYKG; this comes from the coding sequence ATGGAATCGAGGCTTGATATGGACAACGAATTGACTCTGCTGATAGGGAAAGACGAAAAGATTCTGTACGCCGGCAGGCCGGATAAAAAGTGCTTTATCTTCGAAAGCATTTTCAATCCGCTGCTCCCTTTTGCTTTGCTGTGGGGCCTGTTTGATTCGGCTTTCATTGGCGCTTCGTTTTCTTCGGACCAGTCGGACAAGGTTGCTCTCTTTATTGTTCCCTTCATGATGCTCCACCTGATGCCGGTCTGGATTTATTTGGGTGGGGCGCTGCTCTCGTTTAGGCGCTATCGCAACACGGCCTATATTGTCACGGACAAGGCAATCTACGCTTCGGGTGGCATTTTTGGTAGGACGTATAAGTCAAAACCGTTTGCGGAACTGTCTCATGTGGATTTGCACCGCGGTATTTTTGACCAATGGTTTGGCGTGGGCGACATCATTACGTCTTCTGCGCAAGCAAATCCCGCGACGCTGAACGGACGTAGGACTTCGACCAACGCGGGCATTTCCATCGACAGTATAGCCAATTACGCCGAAGTGTACAAACTCGTGAAAAAGTTACAAGAGGACATCTACACCGACGTAATGTACCCCAACGACCTGCGTCCTTCAGAAAATCACGGATATAAATCAAAATATAAAGGCTAG